A window from Streptomyces sp. V3I8 encodes these proteins:
- a CDS encoding ATP/GTP-binding protein, with product MEGDSAFREAEIARKVALLEAQTERETGLLEAQNKLRQAQTKAKADRTAARGKSDASAAGFGADKGRGKGSGGGRSGGSGSGGGRGPGSGSGGDAGRGSGSSRTGGGGAKNSPNSAGKGADRSSGGRRNPGAKNESAAGPKGRQNRSDGAGKGQRNGSGKDSGGSSGKGNGSGSGSGKESGKGGAKDNGRKDRKQSPPADARSERSRGRQERAAARQAARQQHRGANQAAHLADRSKDRDQARADKQAARERKAERKAARRDKQTVAKRTGPERITLGRAVADTVQERWDRRRAAAEDKKTKAKDKDDKGRKNEDSKKNDGSEGKDKDAGAKEAPKDTAGDWSEGDADQLRKRIAEERARRAAQAAKDGSEKDNKGGSGKDAKDGADDPHWFSEDDQETRDRFAEAQARRRAAEAEAAKDQAAKGDAGAVPGKDGAATSDADAAKPDASTKDSGADTGGSDGSSDVWDDWTYDHVHRFAQTREREQAVREETRRAEEARQAEETAARAWQDTATGTPTPDFPGRPARPPKRPEQHDDIHDGDFREAAEGWALPPAPQQHTSRPGTTRPHPIEGDGVSEPVRTPSAAGGLAAQHQTDITFDEYLMRMARIALKAASNQERAEALMQVLGRVADALRDMAADLVGDHNISTDVTNLITDLADSADRMKQQAQRCAQQCALANESARLAAVQVARVYGQDMAAKEDAGLTYTSAAAHHD from the coding sequence ATGGAAGGCGATTCGGCATTTCGTGAGGCGGAAATCGCGCGGAAAGTCGCCCTGCTGGAAGCGCAGACCGAGCGGGAAACCGGACTGCTGGAAGCGCAGAACAAACTGCGCCAGGCCCAGACGAAGGCGAAGGCGGACCGTACGGCGGCGCGCGGTAAATCCGACGCGTCGGCGGCCGGCTTCGGCGCGGACAAGGGCCGCGGCAAGGGCTCCGGCGGTGGCCGCTCCGGCGGCTCCGGCTCCGGTGGCGGCCGCGGTCCGGGTTCGGGTTCGGGTGGTGACGCAGGGCGCGGGTCCGGCAGTAGCCGCACCGGTGGGGGCGGGGCGAAGAACTCCCCGAACAGCGCCGGAAAGGGCGCTGATCGCTCTTCTGGTGGCCGTAGGAATCCCGGCGCCAAGAACGAGTCCGCCGCCGGTCCCAAGGGCCGTCAGAACCGCTCTGACGGCGCCGGTAAGGGCCAGCGAAACGGTTCCGGAAAGGACAGCGGAGGCAGCTCCGGCAAGGGCAACGGCTCCGGCTCCGGCTCCGGGAAGGAGTCAGGCAAGGGCGGTGCGAAGGACAACGGCCGCAAGGACCGCAAGCAGTCCCCGCCGGCTGATGCCCGCTCCGAGCGGTCCCGTGGTCGCCAGGAGCGGGCCGCGGCCCGCCAGGCGGCCCGTCAGCAGCACCGCGGCGCCAACCAGGCCGCCCACCTCGCGGACCGCAGCAAGGACCGCGACCAGGCCCGCGCCGACAAGCAGGCTGCGCGGGAGCGGAAAGCGGAGCGGAAGGCCGCGCGCAGGGACAAGCAGACCGTCGCCAAGCGCACGGGGCCGGAGCGCATCACCCTGGGCAGGGCCGTCGCCGACACCGTGCAGGAGCGCTGGGACAGGCGCCGCGCCGCTGCCGAGGACAAGAAGACCAAGGCCAAGGACAAGGACGACAAGGGCAGGAAGAACGAGGACAGCAAGAAGAACGACGGCAGCGAAGGCAAGGACAAGGACGCCGGCGCCAAGGAGGCGCCCAAGGACACCGCTGGTGACTGGTCCGAGGGCGACGCCGACCAGCTGCGCAAACGCATCGCGGAGGAACGGGCCCGCCGCGCCGCCCAGGCCGCCAAGGACGGATCCGAGAAAGACAACAAGGGCGGATCCGGCAAGGACGCCAAGGACGGAGCCGACGACCCGCACTGGTTCTCCGAGGACGACCAGGAAACGCGCGACCGGTTTGCCGAGGCACAGGCCCGCCGCCGGGCCGCGGAAGCCGAAGCCGCGAAGGACCAGGCCGCGAAGGGCGATGCCGGCGCCGTGCCGGGCAAGGACGGCGCGGCGACATCTGACGCTGATGCCGCCAAACCCGACGCCTCCACGAAGGACAGCGGCGCTGACACGGGCGGGTCCGACGGCAGCTCCGATGTCTGGGACGACTGGACGTATGACCACGTCCACCGCTTCGCCCAGACACGCGAGCGGGAGCAAGCGGTGCGGGAGGAAACCCGGCGCGCGGAGGAAGCCCGGCAGGCGGAGGAAACCGCGGCGCGGGCATGGCAGGACACCGCCACCGGTACCCCCACCCCCGATTTCCCGGGCCGTCCTGCCCGGCCGCCCAAGCGGCCTGAGCAGCACGACGACATCCACGACGGGGATTTCAGGGAGGCGGCAGAGGGGTGGGCGCTTCCGCCCGCGCCACAGCAGCACACCTCGCGTCCTGGAACCACCCGACCCCACCCCATAGAAGGAGACGGCGTGTCCGAGCCCGTCCGTACCCCGTCCGCGGCGGGCGGCCTGGCCGCCCAGCACCAGACGGACATCACCTTCGACGAGTACCTGATGCGCATGGCGCGCATCGCCCTGAAGGCAGCCTCCAACCAGGAGCGCGCGGAAGCCCTGATGCAGGTACTGGGCAGGGTCGCCGACGCGCTGCGGGACATGGCCGCCGACCTGGTCGGTGACCACAACATCTCCACCGACGTCACCAACCTGATCACGGACCTCGCCGACTCCGCGGACCGCATGAAGCAGCAGGCGCAGCGGTGCGCGCAGCAGTGCGCGCTGGCGAATGAGTCCGCCCGCCTGGCCGCGGTTCAGGTCGCCCGCGTGTACGGCCAGGACATGGCCGCCAAGGAAGACGCCGGCCTCACCTACACATCCGCCGCCGCCCACCACGACTGA
- a CDS encoding conjugal transfer protein TraB: MSSELEPRANSGSPAPADGDNRYKAVQRKLLDLSRALDDATFELASLRRSMKSNAGQTEDTARDIADADLDVRFVELTNLVAVSLGGAAVEVRKLHDSAQETAELAHVTLRSHEQLYGALDDIRSNRREKTPKPAFFNR, from the coding sequence ATGAGCAGTGAACTCGAGCCCCGCGCCAACAGCGGATCACCCGCCCCGGCCGATGGCGACAACCGCTACAAGGCCGTCCAGCGCAAGCTGCTGGATCTGAGCCGGGCGCTGGACGACGCCACCTTCGAACTCGCATCCCTGCGGCGCAGCATGAAGTCCAACGCCGGCCAGACCGAGGACACCGCCCGCGACATCGCCGACGCCGACCTGGACGTGCGGTTCGTGGAGCTGACGAACCTGGTTGCGGTCTCCCTGGGAGGCGCCGCGGTGGAGGTGCGCAAGCTGCACGACAGCGCGCAGGAGACCGCTGAACTTGCCCATGTGACCCTGCGCTCCCACGAGCAGCTGTACGGGGCGCTGGACGACATCCGTTCCAACCGGCGGGAGAAGACGCCCAAGCCCGCGTTCTTCAACCGCTGA